The Penaeus chinensis breed Huanghai No. 1 chromosome 39, ASM1920278v2, whole genome shotgun sequence genome has a segment encoding these proteins:
- the LOC125046739 gene encoding geranylgeranyl transferase type-2 subunit alpha-like translates to MHGRLKIKTTAEQAAEKQKEREEKRKLYLGGLTKAFDKRSTGTYDEEGLKVTAQLLMANPDAATLWNFRREIILAMKSDDHESWDKLLQGELSVVENCLMKNHKSYGAWHHRCWVMENFPNPPWDKELALCDKYLKADERNFHCWDYRRFVVARSSKQPEDELKTSQLLIERNLSNYSAWHYRSKLLPLVYPPLPDTPHPVSENTLIKELQTVVEAVFTDPSDQSPWFFLRWLVNRQEKNPRLLQTGFISSGTKDNLLVCVFSKPLMQQSIPQITVDDEDVGNNEWYAPDDETYSYVWVVQLKELSEGEHSIAISFNASTKKSLTVSTGATSVAWMTELEEDLTGLTRSTLEEVKQNCITLDELDPGNKWVLLTIVDVMWALDSYSHQEKISSYLSQLQDLDPLRTKYYADMKSKLCMETALKKHRLTTENDDQFKLNGRSLTRIAYSHLLACSKSVDLSCNELSSIQPLKSLVACKELLLDDNQIADITPIAFLKRLEKLSLSKNKIDSLDQLKPLQEIVTLKELTLSSNNICNIENIDEQVKEFLPQIQRVIW, encoded by the exons ATG CATGGTCgtctgaaaataaaaacaacagctgaGCAGGCAGctgagaagcagaaggagagagaggaaaagaggaaactcTACCTTGGGGGCTTAACAAAGGCTTTTGATAAG AGATCAACAGGAACCTATGATGAGGAAGGACTGAAAGTGACGGCACAACTGCTCATGGCCAATCCTGATGCTGCGACCTTGTGGAATTTTCGAAGGGAAATTATCCTGGCCATGAAAAG TGATGACCATGAGTCCTGGGACAAACTGCTCCAGGGGGAACTGTCAGTCGTGGAGAACTGTCTGATGAAAAACCACAAGAGCTATGGAGCTTGGCATCACAGGTGCTGGGTCATGGAAAACTTTCCAAACCCTCCCTGGGATAAGGAACTGGCTCTCTGCGATAAATATCTCAAGGCAGATGAGAGAAACT TCCACTGTTGGGATTACCGTCGATTTGTTGTTGCCAGAAGTAGCAAGCAGCCAGAAGATGAACTGAAGACATCACAGCTATTAATAGAGAGAAATTTGAGCAACTATTCGGCCTGGCATTACCGCTCAAAGCTGCTGCCACTTGTGTATCCACCACTGCCAGACACCCCACATCCTGTTTCAGAGAATACTCTTATTAAG GAGTTGCAGACAGTGGTTGAAGCAGTCTTTACAGATCCTTCTGACCAAAGCCCATGGTTCTTCCTGAGGTGGCTTGTCAACAGACAGGAAAAGAACCCAAG ATTGTTACAGACTGGATTTATTAGCAGTGGAACCAAGGATaacttgcttgtgtgtgtgttctcaaaaCCTCTTATGCAGCAAAGCATCCCACAAATtactgttgatgatgaagatgttggaAACAATGAGTGGTATGCACCTGATGATGAAACTTATTCATATGTAtgg GTTGTACAGTTGAAGGAACTATCAGAGGGTGAGCACTCCATTGCAATCAGCTTCAATGCCTCCACCAAAAAAAGCTTGACTGTGTCCACTGGAGCAACCTCAGTAGCGTGGATGACAGAGCTCGAGGAAGATCTAACAGGTCTCACCAGATCAACATTGGAAGAAGTCAAGCAGAACTGTATAACTTTAGATGAGTTAGACCCTGGTAACAAAT ggGTGTTATTAACCATAGTAGATGTGATGTGGGCTCTAGACTCCTACAGCCATCAAGAAAAGATCAGCAGTTACCTTTCACAACTTCAGGACCTTGATCCACTTCGCACAAAATATTATGCAGATATGA AGAGCAAGCTGTGTATGGAGACAGCTCTGAAGAAACATCGTTTAACAACTGAAAATGATGATCAGTTCAAGCTAAATGGAAGAAGCCTTACCCGAATAGCCTACAGTCACCTACTAGCATGCAGCAAATCTGTTGACCTGAGTTGTAATGAACTGTCTTCAATACAGCCACTAAAGTCACTTGTAGCATGTAAGGAGCTGCTTCTAGATGACAACCAAATTGCTGATATTACTCCAATAGCATTTCTCAAGAGACTGGAAAAACTCTCTTTGTCCAAAAATAAAATTGACTCACTTGATCAGCTCAAGCCTTTACAAGAAATTGTTACATTGAAAGAGTTAACCTTGAGCAGTAACAACATatgtaatattgaaaatattgatgagcAGGTTAAGGAATTCTTACCACAGATTCAAAGAGTTATTTGGTGA
- the LOC125046792 gene encoding malate dehydrogenase, mitochondrial-like — MFSRLAKPQTANVLGQLVKNFSTTNAANRKVAVMGASGGIGQPLSLLLKNSPLVTELSLYDIVHTPGVAADLSHINSPAKVTGFVGPDQLADSLKGCEVVVIPAGVPRKPGMTRDDLFNTNASIVANLAKACAENCPKAMICIISNPVNSTVPIASEVYKKAGVDASRIFGVTTLDIVRANAFVAELKGLDPMSVNIPVIGGHAGITIIPLISQASPSVEFPEDQLKALTERIQDAGTEVVKAKAGAGSATLSMAFAGARFAFSMIKAMNGDQGVVECAYVKSDLTEATYFSTPLVLGPNGIEKNLGLGKLSAFEAKLVENAIAELKGSIKKGESFVANM; from the exons ATGTTTTCCAGACTTGCCAAGCCCCAGACTGCCAATGTTCTTGGTCAGCTGGTCAAGAACTTCTCTACCACCAATGCT GCCAACAGGAAGGTTGCTGTCATGGGTGCCAGTGGAGGCATTGGGCagccactctcccttctcctgaaGAACTCTCCCTTGGTCACTGAACTCTCCCTTTACGATATTGTGCACACGCCAGGAGTAGCTGCTGACCTCTCCCACATCAACTCCCCAGCCAAGGTCACCGGCTTTGTTGGACCTGACCAGCTTGCA GATTCTCTGAAGGGATGTGAAGTTGTTGTCATCCCTGCTGGAGTTCCCCGCAAACCTGGCATGACCAGAGATGATCTTTTCAACACTAATGCCTCTATTGTTGCAAACTTGGCCAAGGCTTGTGCTGAAAATTGCCCCAAGGCCATGATCTGCATCATCTCAAATCCA GTTAACAGCACAGTCCCCATTGCCTCTGAAGTGTACAAGAAGGCTGGTGTTGATGCAAGCCGCATCTTCGGTGTAACTACTCTGGATATTGTCCGAGCAAATGCTTTTGTTGCCGAGTTGAAG GGTCTGGATCCCATGTCTGTAAATATACCTGTTATTGGAGGTCATGCAGGCATCACTATCATCCCACTGATTTCCCAGGCATCACCCTCTGTAGAATTCCCAGAGGATCAGCTGAAGGCACTGACTGAGAGGATTCAG GATGCTGGCACTGAGGTCGTGAAGGCCAAGGCTGGAGCAGGATCAGCAACTCTCTCCATGGCATTTGCTGGAGCTCGCTTTGCCTTCTCTATGATTAAGGCCATGAATGGAGATCAGGGTGTTGTGGAATGTGCTTATGTCAA GTCCGACCTCACTGAAGCCACCTACTTCTCCACTCCCCTTGTCCTGGGTCCCAATGGTATTGAGAAGAATCTTGGCCTGGGTAAGCTCTCTGCCTTTGAGGCCAAGTTGGTTGAGAATGCCATTGCTGAGCTCAAGGGCAGTATCAAGAAGGGAGAGAGCTTTGTTGCAAACATGTAA